Proteins encoded by one window of Candidatus Zixiibacteriota bacterium:
- a CDS encoding ATP-binding cassette domain-containing protein — protein MIQVVDLHKSFGRQRVLNGVNLELQTGKITTIIGGSGCGKTVLLKHLNALLLPDRGSVLVDGVDITRLGQSALNKIRQKFGVLFQGAALLDSMTIYDNVAFPLREKTRLTEEQIRRKVEERLDQVGLAGMGYKYPAEVSGGMKKRAGLARALVMEPEIVLFDEPTTGLDPMLGKSIHALIRKMHETFHFTGVIVSHDIPEVFRISDRVAMLANGVIEEAADTEAFVASQNPVVRQFLQGDVEGPLAVL, from the coding sequence ATGATCCAGGTGGTTGATTTACATAAGAGCTTCGGGCGACAGCGCGTTCTCAACGGAGTCAACCTCGAGCTGCAGACGGGCAAAATCACGACCATCATCGGCGGCAGCGGCTGCGGCAAGACCGTGCTGCTCAAGCACCTCAACGCCCTGCTGCTCCCCGACCGCGGAAGCGTGCTGGTCGACGGCGTCGACATCACCCGGCTCGGCCAGAGCGCGCTCAACAAGATCCGCCAGAAGTTCGGCGTGCTGTTCCAGGGAGCGGCTTTGCTCGATTCGATGACGATCTACGACAACGTGGCCTTTCCGCTGCGCGAGAAGACCCGGCTCACCGAAGAGCAGATCCGCCGCAAGGTCGAAGAGCGCCTCGACCAGGTCGGCTTGGCGGGCATGGGATACAAGTACCCGGCCGAGGTGAGCGGGGGCATGAAAAAAAGGGCCGGGTTGGCGCGCGCGCTCGTGATGGAGCCCGAGATCGTCCTGTTCGACGAGCCGACGACCGGGCTGGATCCGATGTTGGGCAAGAGCATTCACGCGCTGATCCGCAAGATGCACGAGACTTTCCACTTCACAGGAGTCATCGTGAGTCACGACATCCCGGAAGTGTTCCGGATTTCCGATCGAGTGGCGATGCTGGCCAACGGGGTAATCGAGGAGGCGGCCGACACCGAAGCGTTCGTGGCGTCGCAAAATCCGGTGGTCCGCCAGTTCCTGCAAGGCGACGTGGAAGGGCCTCTCGCGGTCCTTTAG
- the mlaD gene encoding outer membrane lipid asymmetry maintenance protein MlaD, with protein sequence MNHTRIEIIVGVFVLLGAVCLGYLAIKLGKLEVLGNEGYTVYADFPSVAGLKNGDPVEIAGVKVGRVESIRLADDQARLQLRIDDGVKLQEDAIASVRARGLIGDKFVLITPGASDKIIPPGGRIRETDSPPDIPDLIGKIVGGDLTSRPEKSDKKNDVPN encoded by the coding sequence GTGAATCACACGCGCATTGAGATCATCGTCGGCGTTTTCGTCCTGCTCGGCGCCGTTTGTCTCGGGTACCTCGCGATCAAGCTCGGCAAGCTCGAAGTGCTCGGCAACGAGGGTTATACGGTCTATGCCGACTTCCCGAGCGTGGCGGGGCTAAAGAACGGCGACCCCGTGGAGATCGCGGGCGTCAAGGTCGGCAGGGTCGAGAGCATCCGGCTCGCCGACGACCAGGCTCGTCTCCAGCTGCGGATCGACGACGGCGTCAAGCTCCAGGAGGACGCGATCGCTTCCGTGCGCGCCCGCGGCCTGATCGGCGACAAGTTCGTTCTGATCACCCCCGGCGCATCGGACAAGATCATTCCTCCCGGCGGCCGGATCCGGGAAACCGATTCGCCGCCCGACATCCCCGATCTGATCGGCAAGATCGTCGGGGGCGATCTCACTTCAAGGCCCGAGAAATCCGACAAGAAAAATGATGTGCCGAATTAG
- a CDS encoding ABC transporter substrate-binding protein, producing the protein MMCRISLFVFVMAAALGLWSHGATARAGVPTEQIRATVDRALLVLKDPRFRAPSRTSERREQLRRILFARFDFTEMARRSLGANWRRRTPQEQEEFVRLFTDLLERTYADTIESYTDEKILYVGERVDGGYADVSSKIVTAKGEEFSLNYKAHLVGGEWKVYDIVVENVSLVNNFRSQFNRVIANGSYEELIRRLRSKQADLTRR; encoded by the coding sequence ATGATGTGCCGAATTAGCCTTTTCGTGTTCGTCATGGCGGCGGCGCTCGGCTTGTGGAGCCACGGCGCGACCGCCCGCGCGGGCGTGCCGACCGAGCAGATCAGGGCCACGGTCGACCGGGCGCTCCTGGTGTTGAAGGATCCGCGGTTCCGGGCGCCTTCCCGAACCAGCGAGCGCCGCGAGCAGCTGCGCCGGATCCTGTTCGCGCGCTTCGATTTCACGGAGATGGCCAGGCGCTCGCTCGGCGCGAACTGGCGCCGGCGCACGCCCCAAGAGCAGGAGGAGTTCGTCCGCCTGTTCACGGACCTGCTCGAGCGAACCTACGCCGATACCATCGAGTCGTACACCGACGAGAAGATCCTCTACGTGGGTGAGCGCGTGGACGGCGGTTACGCCGACGTCAGCAGCAAGATCGTCACCGCCAAGGGCGAGGAGTTTTCGCTCAACTACAAGGCCCACCTGGTGGGCGGCGAGTGGAAGGTTTACGATATCGTGGTCGAGAACGTCAGCCTGGTGAACAATTTCCGCTCGCAGTTCAATCGCGTGATCGCCAACGGCTCGTACGAGGAGCTGATTCGGCGGCTGAGGAGCAAGCAGGCCGATCTTACCAGGCGCTAG
- a CDS encoding amidohydrolase family protein, whose translation MAAWIDWHSHHTAPEVAGRLAELTGREVRVDAWDSPDFSRRVVEMDQAGIDLQLVCQGAGLYADRLPAEQALEVTRLSNRILADRIAPHRDRLIGVAALSLKNVAASVAELEQAAVLGFRAALFYPTVDGEMVVDLPLLEPLYAKLSELRWPIFLHGAGLAKDPTLERLEDGGAGVSYAVLSDAEVSECVARMIAAGVFDRHPNLRVVIRSSGGGLPLLLRRFFWKHKGPGGERRYLDIFLDHFLVDTAGSDARTLAFLIDKLGEQRIVFGSDYCGGLGPLPKALEGVNAQTDPERVRRFTEKNSRALLRL comes from the coding sequence ATGGCTGCATGGATCGACTGGCACTCCCATCACACCGCCCCGGAGGTGGCCGGACGTCTCGCCGAGCTGACGGGCCGGGAAGTGCGCGTGGACGCCTGGGATTCCCCCGATTTTTCCCGCCGGGTTGTGGAAATGGACCAAGCCGGCATCGACCTTCAGCTCGTCTGCCAGGGAGCGGGACTGTACGCCGACCGGCTGCCCGCCGAGCAGGCGCTGGAAGTTACGCGACTCTCCAACCGGATTCTCGCCGACCGCATCGCACCCCATCGCGACCGTCTCATCGGCGTCGCCGCGCTGTCGCTGAAGAACGTCGCCGCCTCGGTCGCCGAGCTGGAGCAGGCCGCGGTGCTGGGCTTTCGCGCGGCGCTTTTCTACCCCACGGTCGACGGTGAGATGGTGGTGGACCTGCCACTCCTGGAGCCGCTTTACGCCAAGCTCTCGGAGCTTCGCTGGCCGATCTTCCTCCACGGGGCCGGGCTGGCAAAGGATCCGACGCTGGAGCGCCTCGAAGACGGCGGCGCGGGCGTCTCCTACGCCGTGCTCTCCGACGCCGAGGTGTCCGAATGCGTCGCCCGCATGATCGCCGCTGGCGTGTTCGACCGCCACCCGAACCTGCGCGTGGTCATCCGCAGCTCCGGAGGCGGGCTCCCGCTGTTGCTTCGCCGGTTTTTCTGGAAGCACAAGGGGCCAGGCGGAGAGCGCCGCTATCTGGACATCTTTCTCGACCATTTCCTTGTCGACACGGCCGGCTCGGACGCGAGAACTCTGGCGTTCCTGATCGACAAGCTGGGCGAGCAGCGGATCGTCTTCGGCTCGGACTATTGCGGCGGCCTGGGCCCCCTCCCCAAGGCGCTGGAGGGAGTCAACGCCCAGACCGATCCGGAGCGCGTGCGCCGCTTCACCGAGAAAAATTCCCGAGCGCTGCTGCGGCTCTGA
- the lhgO gene encoding L-2-hydroxyglutarate oxidase codes for MPAPCDVTIIGGGIIGLATALKLVESYPRAKLMILEKEPALARHQTGHNSGVIHSGLYYRPGSVKARTCVAGRKALLRFCEENGVRYEVCGKVVVATDESEIPRLEELHRRGLANGLVGLEMIGPERLRELEPHARGLKALYVPETGIIDYTEVAEAYARRLRSAGAEIRTAHRLLDVIESGDGLVLQTSGGDYRTRHLVNCGGLHSDVIAEMGRGAPKLRHRIVPFRGEYYKIAPERSFLVRNLIYPVPDPAFPFLGVHFTRMIRGGVEAGPNAVLAFCREGYRMRDVSAADLWRTASFGGFWAMALRYWRTGCGEFYRSLSKAAFVRALRRLVPEIGDADLVAGGAGVRAQAVAADGALVDDFVIEQRRNAIHVLNAPSPGATASLAIGETIARMAGAAFAL; via the coding sequence ATGCCGGCACCCTGCGACGTGACGATCATCGGCGGCGGCATCATCGGGCTGGCTACCGCGCTCAAGCTCGTGGAATCCTACCCGCGGGCGAAGCTGATGATCCTCGAAAAGGAGCCGGCTCTGGCGCGCCACCAGACCGGTCACAACAGCGGGGTGATCCACTCCGGGCTCTACTACCGCCCGGGCTCCGTCAAGGCCCGGACCTGCGTGGCGGGGCGCAAGGCTTTGCTGCGATTCTGCGAGGAAAACGGCGTTCGCTACGAGGTCTGTGGCAAGGTCGTGGTCGCCACCGACGAGTCGGAAATCCCCCGCCTCGAGGAGCTCCACCGGCGCGGCCTCGCCAACGGCCTTGTCGGGCTCGAGATGATCGGCCCGGAGAGACTGCGCGAGCTGGAGCCCCATGCTCGCGGCCTGAAAGCGCTCTACGTCCCCGAAACCGGCATCATCGACTACACCGAGGTTGCGGAGGCCTACGCCCGGCGCCTGCGCTCCGCCGGCGCGGAAATCCGCACCGCGCACCGGCTGCTCGACGTCATCGAGAGCGGCGACGGGCTCGTCCTGCAGACCAGCGGCGGCGACTACCGGACGCGCCACCTGGTCAACTGCGGCGGGCTTCACTCCGACGTGATCGCCGAAATGGGTCGCGGCGCACCGAAGCTGCGTCACCGCATCGTTCCGTTTCGCGGCGAGTACTACAAGATCGCGCCCGAAAGGAGCTTCCTGGTTCGAAACCTGATCTACCCGGTGCCCGATCCCGCCTTTCCGTTTCTCGGCGTCCACTTCACCCGCATGATCCGCGGCGGTGTAGAGGCGGGCCCGAACGCCGTTCTCGCCTTCTGCCGCGAGGGCTACCGGATGCGCGACGTCAGCGCGGCCGACCTCTGGCGCACCGCGTCGTTCGGCGGCTTCTGGGCGATGGCGCTCCGCTACTGGCGGACGGGCTGCGGCGAATTCTACCGCTCGCTCAGCAAGGCGGCCTTCGTCCGCGCGCTGCGCCGGCTGGTTCCCGAGATCGGCGACGCCGATCTCGTGGCCGGCGGCGCCGGCGTGCGCGCGCAGGCGGTCGCCGCCGACGGGGCTCTGGTGGACGACTTCGTGATCGAGCAGCGCCGCAACGCGATTCACGTCCTCAACGCCCCTTCCCCGGGAGCGACCGCCTCGCTCGCGATCGGCGAGACGATCGCGCGCATGGCCGGCGCGGCGTTCGCCCTCTGA
- a CDS encoding gamma carbonic anhydrase family protein: protein MIIEYKGKRPVISPSAFIAPTAVLIGDVRVGDEASIWWGAVLRSDQNANPIVVGARTSVQDNCVIHSGEAPTIIEEDCTIGHGAIMEGPLIKRGAIIGMNATLLENTEIGEESLIAAGSVVVPHTKIPPRVLAAGSPAKVKKELGGEALHWIRMGSSTYLQLCRSYRSGDYKIIG from the coding sequence ATGATCATCGAATACAAGGGCAAGCGACCGGTCATCTCCCCCAGCGCCTTCATCGCCCCCACGGCGGTTCTCATCGGAGACGTCCGGGTGGGCGACGAGGCGAGCATCTGGTGGGGAGCGGTTTTGCGGTCGGATCAGAACGCCAATCCGATCGTCGTCGGCGCGCGGACGAGCGTCCAGGACAACTGCGTCATCCATTCCGGCGAAGCGCCGACGATCATCGAGGAGGACTGCACGATCGGCCACGGCGCCATCATGGAGGGACCGCTGATCAAGCGCGGCGCGATCATCGGCATGAACGCCACGCTGCTGGAGAATACCGAGATCGGCGAGGAGTCGCTGATCGCCGCCGGCAGCGTCGTCGTTCCCCACACCAAGATTCCGCCTCGCGTGCTGGCCGCCGGCAGCCCGGCCAAGGTCAAGAAAGAGCTCGGCGGCGAGGCGCTGCACTGGATCCGGATGGGCTCGTCGACTTACCTGCAGCTCTGCCGCAGCTATCGCTCCGGCGACTACAAGATCATCGGATGA
- a CDS encoding gamma-glutamyl-gamma-aminobutyrate hydrolase family protein (Members of this family of hydrolases with an active site Cys residue belong to MEROPS family C26.), with amino-acid sequence MSSARPGTRRDPKRNILVLQHVSHETLGTFAPLLSRRGFRADRVNFARRPDARPRLDGHLAVVVLGGPMSANDASRLPHIAVELALIEEAMKRGVPLLGVCLGSQLIAKALGAAVYPNPEKEIGWYEVVPEAGARGDPLFGGWAGPQKVFQWHGETFDLPPGTVHLASSSLCRNQAFRYGACTYGLQFHLEVDEPMIRRWLRVPENAREIAALRGKISARAILAETPARAARLRRLGRGVFSEFLRLLPD; translated from the coding sequence ATGAGTTCGGCGCGGCCCGGAACGCGACGCGACCCGAAGCGGAACATCCTGGTCCTGCAGCACGTCTCGCACGAGACGCTCGGGACCTTCGCGCCGTTGCTTTCGCGCCGCGGCTTTCGCGCCGACCGGGTGAACTTCGCCCGGCGCCCGGACGCGAGGCCGCGTCTCGACGGCCACCTGGCAGTGGTCGTGCTGGGCGGCCCGATGAGCGCCAACGACGCGAGCCGGCTTCCTCACATCGCCGTGGAGCTGGCCTTGATCGAGGAGGCGATGAAGCGCGGCGTCCCGCTGCTCGGCGTCTGCCTCGGATCGCAGCTGATCGCCAAGGCCCTGGGCGCAGCCGTCTATCCCAACCCCGAGAAGGAAATCGGCTGGTACGAGGTCGTGCCGGAGGCCGGCGCGCGGGGCGATCCGCTGTTCGGCGGCTGGGCCGGTCCACAGAAGGTCTTCCAGTGGCACGGCGAAACCTTCGATCTGCCGCCGGGCACCGTCCATCTGGCTTCGTCGTCCCTGTGCCGCAACCAGGCGTTTCGTTACGGGGCGTGCACCTACGGCCTGCAGTTCCACCTCGAAGTCGACGAGCCGATGATCCGGCGCTGGCTGCGGGTGCCTGAAAACGCCCGGGAGATCGCGGCGCTCCGGGGAAAGATCAGCGCCCGCGCGATCCTCGCCGAGACGCCCGCCCGGGCCGCGCGGCTGCGCCGCCTCGGGCGAGGCGTCTTCAGCGAGTTCCTCCGCCTGCTGCCCGATTGA
- a CDS encoding NfeD family protein gives MDWWLWILFGLLLLGAEIVTPGGFYIIFFGVGALVVGALAGFEAAGPLWFQFLLFSALSLCALWLFRGKLVEMARGESCGDVDTLVGETAVVTEEIPRNGVGKAELRGTSWSARNVGDGALARGARCRVERVEGLTIFVRGESR, from the coding sequence ATGGACTGGTGGCTGTGGATCCTCTTCGGTCTGCTCCTGCTCGGGGCGGAAATCGTCACGCCGGGCGGCTTTTACATCATCTTCTTCGGCGTCGGCGCGCTCGTCGTCGGGGCGCTGGCGGGCTTCGAAGCCGCCGGCCCGCTCTGGTTCCAGTTTCTCCTCTTCTCGGCCCTTTCGCTCTGCGCCCTGTGGCTGTTTCGCGGGAAGCTCGTCGAGATGGCCCGCGGTGAAAGCTGCGGCGACGTCGACACCCTGGTCGGGGAGACGGCCGTGGTCACCGAGGAAATCCCCCGCAACGGCGTGGGCAAGGCGGAGCTACGCGGAACCTCGTGGAGCGCGCGCAACGTGGGCGACGGGGCCCTCGCGCGCGGCGCGCGCTGCAGGGTCGAGCGCGTTGAAGGGCTTACCATCTTCGTGCGCGGAGAATCCCGTTAG
- a CDS encoding stomatin-like protein — MGGMVVVVVLAVLIVVVIAKTAVVVPQQSAYVVERLGKYSGTLQAGFHILIPFLDVVRYKHSLKEQAIDIPPQVCITKDNVQVSVDGVLYLKVLNPERASYGIADYTFGISQLAQTTLRSEFGKIDLDRTFEERTNINTQVVSELDKASEPWGIKVMRYEIKNITPPQDVLAAMEKQMRAEREKRALILTSEGQRDAAINTAEGEKQQVIKASEAKKQQQINEAEGQAAAILAIADATAAGIRKVAEAIQQPGGLEAVQLRVAESYLGEFGKLAQAGNTLILPATLSDVGSMISLAMNVIRRQPPAPDGGAAR, encoded by the coding sequence ATGGGCGGAATGGTCGTCGTGGTCGTGCTGGCGGTTCTGATCGTCGTCGTCATTGCCAAGACCGCCGTCGTGGTGCCGCAGCAAAGCGCCTACGTCGTCGAACGGCTGGGAAAGTACAGCGGCACGCTGCAGGCGGGATTCCACATCCTGATCCCTTTCCTGGACGTGGTGCGCTACAAGCACTCGCTCAAGGAGCAGGCGATCGACATTCCACCGCAGGTCTGCATCACCAAGGACAACGTCCAGGTCTCGGTCGACGGCGTCCTCTATCTCAAGGTGCTCAATCCGGAACGGGCCTCCTACGGCATCGCCGACTACACGTTCGGCATCTCGCAGCTCGCGCAGACCACCTTGCGCAGCGAGTTCGGCAAGATCGACCTGGATCGCACCTTCGAGGAACGGACCAACATCAACACCCAGGTCGTGAGCGAGCTCGACAAGGCTTCCGAGCCGTGGGGAATCAAGGTGATGCGCTACGAGATCAAGAACATCACGCCGCCGCAGGACGTGCTCGCGGCAATGGAAAAACAGATGCGCGCGGAGCGCGAGAAGCGCGCCCTGATCCTGACGTCGGAAGGCCAGCGCGACGCCGCCATCAACACCGCCGAGGGCGAAAAACAGCAGGTTATCAAGGCTTCCGAGGCGAAAAAACAGCAGCAGATCAACGAGGCCGAGGGTCAGGCCGCGGCGATTCTCGCCATCGCCGACGCCACCGCGGCCGGCATCCGCAAGGTCGCCGAGGCGATCCAGCAGCCGGGCGGACTGGAGGCGGTCCAGCTCAGGGTCGCGGAGAGCTACCTCGGGGAGTTCGGCAAGCTCGCGCAGGCGGGCAATACGCTGATCCTTCCGGCCACCCTGAGCGACGTCGGATCGATGATCTCGCTCGCGATGAACGTCATTCGCCGACAGCCGCCGGCGCCCGACGGCGGCGCGGCGCGCTAG
- the mutM gene encoding bifunctional DNA-formamidopyrimidine glycosylase/DNA-(apurinic or apyrimidinic site) lyase translates to MPELPEVETIRRGLRKRLRGRRIEQVEVLEPRLRVEVDGRLASRLRGRAIVDVGRRAKYVLIRLEDGGVWLFHLGMSGKLIYVDPALPRQKHDHIVARLDNGAELRYHDPRRFGLSLVAEKTELPGVAQLGRLGPDPFDRRFSAGYLYACTRKSSRRIRDLLLDQGIVAGIGNIYANEALYRAGVRPTARSRRLTRAEVGRLAAAIPELLREAIRWCGTSFSDYRDADDRFGEFQSRLAVYGRQGEPCRMCGTPVRRVVLGNRSAFYCPACQAGTGPRSAASAPRRRRAPAAVGE, encoded by the coding sequence ATGCCCGAGCTGCCGGAGGTCGAGACGATCCGCCGCGGGCTGCGCAAGCGCCTTCGCGGCCGCAGGATCGAGCAAGTCGAAGTCCTGGAGCCCCGCCTGCGCGTCGAGGTCGACGGCCGGCTCGCTTCGCGGCTCCGCGGGCGGGCGATCGTCGACGTCGGGCGGCGGGCAAAGTACGTGCTGATCCGCCTCGAGGACGGCGGGGTCTGGCTCTTTCACCTGGGGATGTCGGGCAAGCTGATTTACGTCGATCCCGCCCTGCCTCGGCAAAAGCACGATCATATCGTGGCGCGCCTCGACAACGGCGCGGAGCTTCGCTATCACGATCCGCGCCGCTTCGGCCTCTCGCTGGTCGCGGAGAAGACGGAGCTCCCGGGCGTGGCGCAACTCGGCCGGCTGGGGCCCGACCCGTTCGACCGGCGATTCAGCGCCGGTTATCTCTACGCTTGCACGAGAAAATCGAGCCGTCGTATACGCGATCTCCTGCTCGACCAGGGGATCGTGGCGGGGATCGGCAACATCTACGCCAACGAAGCGCTCTACCGCGCCGGGGTGCGGCCGACGGCGCGCTCGCGCCGGCTGACGCGCGCGGAGGTCGGCCGTCTGGCCGCCGCCATCCCGGAGCTTCTCAGGGAGGCGATTCGCTGGTGCGGGACGTCGTTCTCCGACTATCGCGATGCGGACGATCGCTTCGGCGAGTTCCAGAGCCGTCTCGCGGTCTACGGCCGCCAAGGCGAGCCGTGCCGGATGTGCGGCACGCCCGTCAGGCGTGTCGTCCTGGGAAACCGGAGCGCCTTTTACTGTCCGGCCTGCCAGGCGGGAACGGGTCCGCGGTCGGCTGCTAGCGCGCCGCGCCGCCGTCGGGCGCCGGCGGCTGTCGGCGAATGA
- the rsmA gene encoding 16S rRNA (adenine(1518)-N(6)/adenine(1519)-N(6))-dimethyltransferase RsmA, translating to MTTLYEEVRAALREPGFRPRKRLGQNFLIRADVIDAIVRLLDLAPGDEVLEIGPGLGFLTRRLLERGARVWAVEVDPFLVRRLRASEIGARPDLEIVAGDILKVSFADLLPPRPVKVAGNLPYSISTPVLFRLIEHRARFSRLVLMLQKEVADRIASGPGTKRYGALSVLCQAYLRIAARIPVAPEAFFPRPKVRSAILSIEPHRRPVLRPEESERFRAVVRACFSERRKTIANNLARWLGIGRSEIEDVLRAAAVNPGRRAETLSVEEFVGLTRALAASGRMGA from the coding sequence ATGACCACGCTCTACGAGGAGGTCCGCGCGGCGCTAAGGGAGCCGGGCTTCAGGCCGCGAAAGCGCCTCGGGCAGAACTTCCTGATCCGGGCCGACGTGATCGACGCAATCGTCCGGCTCCTCGATCTCGCGCCCGGCGACGAGGTTCTCGAGATCGGCCCGGGCCTCGGGTTTCTCACGCGCCGGCTGCTCGAGCGCGGGGCGCGTGTCTGGGCCGTGGAGGTGGACCCCTTTCTCGTCCGGCGGCTGCGGGCGAGCGAGATCGGAGCACGGCCGGATCTGGAGATCGTGGCGGGAGATATTCTGAAAGTTTCGTTCGCCGATCTGCTGCCGCCGAGACCGGTGAAGGTTGCCGGCAATCTTCCGTACAGCATCTCGACCCCTGTGCTGTTCCGCCTCATCGAGCACCGGGCGCGCTTTTCCCGGCTGGTGCTCATGCTGCAGAAGGAAGTCGCGGACCGGATCGCCAGCGGGCCCGGTACGAAACGCTACGGGGCTCTTTCGGTGCTGTGCCAGGCGTACCTGCGCATCGCCGCGAGGATCCCGGTGGCTCCCGAGGCCTTCTTCCCGCGTCCCAAGGTCCGCTCGGCGATTCTGAGCATCGAGCCGCATCGCCGGCCGGTGCTGCGGCCCGAGGAAAGCGAGCGGTTCCGCGCGGTGGTGCGGGCCTGCTTCTCCGAGCGGCGCAAGACGATTGCGAACAACCTCGCCCGCTGGCTCGGCATCGGCCGTTCGGAGATCGAGGATGTCCTGCGCGCGGCCGCCGTCAACCCCGGCCGTCGCGCGGAGACGTTGAGCGTCGAGGAGTTCGTCGGGCTTACGCGTGCGCTGGCGGCGAGCGGCCGGATGGGCGCCTGA
- the tsaD gene encoding tRNA (adenosine(37)-N6)-threonylcarbamoyltransferase complex transferase subunit TsaD, which translates to MLVLGVETSCDDTAAAVLRDGRVILANLVSSQDEIHRPYGGVVPELASRRHVENILPIVEAALARAAVAPGELDGLAVTRGPGLVGSLLVGLCMVKAMAFRLGIPYVGVNHLEAHLLAIQLEQDVPFPYIALLASGGHTLLYRVDGVGAYEHLGGTVDDAAGEAYDKVAKMMGLGYPGGRVIDRLAREGNPQAIRFPRARVRNGTYQFSFSGVKTSVLHYLRKHEARWRDHVPDIAASFQEAVVDMLVGPTIKAAATSGVPRIVLAGGVAANSRLRQKMSERAAAEGLRAYFPEPKFCTDNAAMIALTGYHRLRRGERDDLGLNADADLTL; encoded by the coding sequence ATGCTGGTTCTGGGAGTCGAAACCTCGTGTGACGATACCGCGGCGGCGGTGCTGCGCGACGGGCGCGTGATCCTGGCGAACCTGGTCTCCTCCCAGGACGAGATCCATCGGCCTTACGGCGGCGTGGTGCCGGAGCTGGCGTCGCGCCGCCACGTCGAGAACATCCTCCCGATCGTGGAAGCGGCGCTCGCCCGAGCCGCCGTAGCGCCGGGAGAGCTCGACGGCCTGGCGGTCACCCGCGGCCCGGGGCTGGTCGGCTCGCTGCTCGTCGGTCTGTGCATGGTCAAGGCGATGGCATTCCGCCTTGGCATTCCTTACGTCGGCGTGAACCACCTCGAGGCGCATCTGCTCGCGATCCAGCTCGAGCAGGACGTTCCGTTCCCCTACATCGCGCTCCTGGCTTCGGGCGGCCACACGCTGCTGTACCGGGTCGACGGCGTCGGCGCGTACGAGCATCTGGGCGGCACGGTCGACGATGCGGCGGGCGAAGCCTACGACAAGGTCGCCAAGATGATGGGGCTGGGATATCCGGGCGGGCGCGTGATCGACCGGCTCGCGCGGGAGGGGAACCCTCAGGCGATTCGCTTCCCGCGGGCGCGTGTGCGAAATGGGACGTACCAGTTCAGCTTCAGCGGCGTCAAGACATCGGTCCTGCATTATCTCAGAAAGCACGAGGCGCGATGGCGCGACCACGTTCCGGACATTGCCGCCAGCTTCCAGGAGGCGGTCGTCGACATGTTGGTCGGCCCGACCATCAAGGCGGCGGCAACGAGCGGTGTCCCCCGGATCGTACTGGCGGGCGGGGTAGCCGCCAACAGCCGATTGAGGCAAAAGATGAGCGAGCGGGCGGCCGCGGAGGGGCTGCGCGCCTATTTTCCCGAGCCGAAGTTTTGCACCGACAACGCCGCCATGATCGCTCTGACGGGATACCACCGGCTGAGGCGTGGAGAGCGCGACGACCTCGGGCTCAACGCCGACGCCGACCTCACGCTGTAG
- a CDS encoding tetratricopeptide repeat protein, whose product MVWLGPRTLEPVPAAAVVIAVALGCAPPRPAYRAPLPPPGGSLRTPPPPAPSSRESQEIARRPLPQESRIREQNLKTGEPPKKAPSVEPAAPPVATPGPSTPPLPDDSSLLAKITAATPPQRAASLRLTEEGRKLLEAGDAGRALARLERTIVIDSTNPYGYFFLAKAHYQLGRYHESLNFLDVAETRLSGEPFWLAEVHALRGENYRALGMNEKAAESYGQALRLNSGNRTAAEALPRLKGEAQSHSR is encoded by the coding sequence GTGGTTTGGCTCGGACCCAGAACGCTCGAGCCGGTGCCGGCGGCAGCGGTGGTGATCGCGGTCGCCCTGGGCTGCGCGCCGCCGCGTCCGGCCTACCGCGCTCCGCTTCCTCCACCGGGCGGGAGCCTGCGCACCCCGCCTCCGCCGGCGCCTTCGTCCAGGGAATCCCAGGAAATCGCGAGGAGGCCGCTGCCGCAGGAGAGCAGGATTCGCGAGCAGAATCTGAAGACCGGCGAGCCTCCCAAGAAGGCGCCTTCGGTGGAGCCCGCAGCGCCGCCGGTCGCGACGCCGGGGCCCTCGACGCCGCCGCTGCCCGACGACAGCTCGCTGCTGGCCAAGATCACTGCGGCGACGCCGCCGCAGCGCGCCGCGTCGCTGCGGCTGACCGAAGAAGGGCGAAAGCTGCTCGAGGCCGGCGACGCAGGCAGGGCGCTGGCTCGTCTCGAGAGGACGATCGTCATCGATTCGACCAATCCCTACGGCTACTTTTTTCTCGCCAAGGCGCATTACCAGCTCGGCCGCTACCACGAATCGCTCAATTTCCTCGACGTCGCCGAAACGCGCTTGAGCGGCGAGCCGTTCTGGCTGGCCGAGGTTCACGCCCTTCGCGGCGAAAACTACCGCGCCCTGGGGATGAACGAAAAAGCCGCCGAGAGCTACGGGCAGGCGCTACGACTCAATTCAGGAAACCGTACCGCGGCGGAAGCCCTCCCCCGGCTCAAGGGAGAGGCTCAATCGCACTCCCGTTGA